Proteins found in one Homalodisca vitripennis isolate AUS2020 chromosome 4, UT_GWSS_2.1, whole genome shotgun sequence genomic segment:
- the LOC124359304 gene encoding tyramine receptor 1-like, producing MRMVESWHWQDTVLAALSVALITVTVVGNMLIIAAVITTRRLRTVTNCFVLSLAIADWLVGFFVMPLAVTKHLNKGKWILGQGLCIIWVFCDVCVCTASILSLCAISIDRYFAVTQPLNYSRRRRSKRLAALMILFVWMAAIVITCPPMIWFRTDTPYLNNETDVDCDYSDHKGYVVFSAMGSFFVPLIVMLYVYARISCVIAGRHKDITAINNPPQVKWPLKSTKQSRKPMASCLEESDLARESSESEEVAVRISSVMTTLPENRLPDRRLRLSDNSTRVSSIRRENKAAQTLSIVVGGFIACWLPFFVAYLIAPFLKPTNIPDELMFVLIWLGWINSAINPFIYAFYSPDFRLAFWRLTVRHCIPRQAACRQLNNSSRQSMHMRDSVLGYPRP from the exons GTTGGCAATATGCTGATAATAGCTGCTGTGATCACTACGCGTCGCCTGCGCACCGTTACAAACTGTTTTGTCCTGTCGCTCGCCATCGCGGACTGGCTGGTGGGCTTCTTCGTTATGCCTCTGGCtgttactaaacatttaaataaag GCAAGTGGATACTGGGTCAAGGGCTGTGTATAATTTGGGTGTTCTGCGATGTCTGTGTATGCACCGCCTCCATCTTGAGTCTGTGCGCCATCAGCATCGACCGTTACTTCGCCGTCACTCAGCCACTCAACTACTCTCGCCGCCGTCGTTCCAAGCGGCTTGCAGCTCTCATGATCCTCTTCGTCTGGATGGCAGCCATCGTCATCACTTGTCCTCCAATGATCTG GTTTCGCACAGACACCCCGTACCTGAACAACGAGACAGACGTAGATTGCGACTACAGCGACCACAAGGGTTACGTGGTTTTCTCAGCAATGGGGTCGTTTTTTGTGCCGCTGATCGTAATGTTGTACGTGTACGCTCGAATCTCCTGCGTCATTGCTGGGCGACACAAGGACATCACTGCCATCAACAATCCTCCCCAAGTCAAGTGGCCACTCAAATCTACT AAACAATCAAGAAAGCCAATGGCCTCATGTCTAGAGGAATCAGATCTTGCCAGAGAATCATCAGAGAGCGAAGAGGTGGCTGTTAGAATATCAAG TGTGATGACGACTCTTCCAGAGAACAGATTGCCAGACCGGCGTCTACGGCTCTCAGACAACAGTACTAGGGTGTCATCCATCCGGCGGGAGAACAAGGCGGCTCAAACTCTTAGCATCGTTGTTGGTGGCTTCATAGCTTGCTGGCTGCCCTTCTTCGTCGCCTATCTCATCGCACCATTTCTCAAGCCGACGAATATCCCGGATGAGctaatgtttgttttaatctgGCTAG GCTGGATAAATTCCGCCATAAACCCATTCATCTACGCCTTCTACAGTCCAGATTTCCGGTTAGCGTTCTGGAGACTGACAGTTCGACACTGTATCCCACGCCAGGCAGCTTGTCGGCAGCTGAACAACTCATCTCGCCAGAGCATGCACATGCGGGACAGTGTGTTAGGATACCCTCGGCCATGA